ctttcgcctgaggagtggctggtgggtttgtactgcCAATCGTacggttagtagtccaacacttaacccactacactaccagggcgccTTTCCTAGCTCCTAGGGTGATACAGCATTACAATGTAGGCATCACACATGACAGGACCTTGGTTGCTGATGGTCTGTTTTCTGCAAGTTCTTAAGAGGACGATGTGTTCAATCAAATTTAGTTCATCACCTGATACCAAACATTGTCTTAGTAATTTTTTTATATATGAGTGACAGATGATAGCAACCCCACCCCTACAAAGAAAATTCAGAAAGATGATTATGTTCTTAGATGATGACCACGTGCGAATGAGCGTTCATTGCtagtaaatagaaagcttgaaagAGGAGGTTCCAGACAGACTCGCaactttttgcatttgggtgctaAGGGACGGCAGCTGCACAGGTCAAAGACCTAGAGAACACTGAGGGGAAATGACTTCCGCAGTGGGCTCAGCCGGTTTGGCAGAGTTTTTCTTACTTCTTTGCGATGGCCAGGCTTACAGGTATGTGTCCCACCCTCTTCCTGCTCCTGCCTCACGTCCACTGGGAGCCTCTGGGGCTCAGAGTTCACAGACTGCCTCGCTGGtcggggggttggggtggtggtgaggggggctgTTTTCCTGGTTCTTAGTTTCTCCCCTGCCCCAAGACAGAGGTGATGGGTTTAGTCCACTGCTGCTACTTGGTGCCTACAAGGCCCAGGTCAGGAAGTCTTTGAGGCACACACTTTTAGGAAGGAGCTCGGGGCGACATCATTGTTTCTCTGGTTTCTGAGTTATTGTCTACATTCGAGTCCAGACACAAAGGTTTCTCTGCGTGAGCCAATGTGGGCATAGCGCCTACAAAGATGCCAGTCAGGGCTCGGAAGCAGCCTGCCTGTGTGTCAGGGTGGTCTTGGGTGGGACACTTCCCCCTTAACCCTCTTGGTCGTCTTGCTCGGAGACCCCCAAGGCAGACACAAGAGTCAGTGACAGGTTTCTCTGCTGTTGCTCAGACATGATGTGGTGGTAGCCCATCAAAGTCATGGTCTCAGAACAGATTTCCTGTAGCCTAGTGACCTTTTCGAAAGGCAGGGTccagcgccaggcctgggagacATTGAGGGCGTTCCTAGCATCCGTGTGGAAGGGATGTTTGCCCATGCCCTTGCCTTGGGTGATGTTTTGCACCCAGGTCTGGAGCCAGGGAAAGAATTTCAGCCCCACAAAATCATACATTCGGGCAGTCTGGGCCGTCGGCGCCCGGACCAGGTCCTCGTAGCGCACTAATAGGTAGCGCTGCCGCAGGGCTTTGGGCAAGAGCTGGACGGCCTCCAGGATGTCCCGCTGGCTTTCACAGATGGCCTCCATCACGTGGTAGGGCCAGTCCTCCTTCTTGAGTTGTCTCCACTTCTCCCCCAAGACGATGCGGCTGTCGGCCATGAGCTCCGCCACGGTGTGCTGGCGGGAGCAGAACACGGCCCGGGGATCCCGCACCAGGTGCACGATGCGCAGGTTGAGGGACGGGTCGCTGAGCAGCGGGTAGAGCACCTGCAGGTTGAAGAAGCGCACCTCCTTGAGCACCACGTGGCTGTAGGAGCGGCAGGCCGCCTCCACCACCTCGAAGGGCTGCCCCTTGCACAGCGTCTTGCAGTGAGCCTGGGAGATGACCTGTCCCGGGGGTAACATGTGGCAGGCCGGTGGGGAGCACAGGGCTCGGCTGGTCTCCCACTGAAACAGGCTGGACTGGGTCCGGGGACCCGGCGGCATGTAGGCATCGAAGACGCTCATGTCACACTGGAAGACGGAGCGGACCAGGTCGCGCACGGCCATGTGCAGCTGCCAGGCCGTGCTCTGCGTGAAGCTCATCCAGACGTGCCAGGCGGGCTCCATGAGGTAGAAGACGTCCGGGTGCTGCCCAAACACCTGCCCCACAAACGACGAGCCGGAGCGCCACGAAGACAGGATGAGCACGTGCACGGGCCTGGGCGCCTCCTTCTGAGGCGGAGCGCGGAAGTTGTAGCTGGACAGGTGGAAGAACAGAGCGATGATCGCCGTCTGGGAAACCAGCAGAAGTACCAGCCTCCTTTTATTGGGCATCTTGGCGCCGACTTTGAAGACCTTTAAGAGACAAGGAGTTAGGTGGGTGAGTCTGCTGGTTTGGTGTGTCTTCCATCTCTTTTTCCAGCGAACCCCACCTTCTTCCTGGTCCCCATCAAGGACTGGCTTAGAACACCTAAACCCTCCTGCCACCAGTTGTACCAATCTCCTCCCACATCAATTCCTGTCCTTTGAAGTTACTGTGCCATTACGTGCTATTTATTTTAGGCTCCGCAGCTCTTCCTTCCTGGTCTTTCTGTCCCTTGAGCTACCAAGAATGCCTTTtgccaattcccatcaaggccaTTCCAAGTCGTGGTGACCCATgggagtcagagtagaactggcctccATAGCGTTTTTAATGCTGAGACTTTGGGAAATAGACTGCCAGGACTTTGTTTGGAGGTGCCTTTGAGTGTACTTGAACCTCCTAGTCCAACAGTTAGTAGTCAAGCATATTAACTGCTTGCACCACCCAGCAATCCCACTGAGAATGCCTAAACCCGCCATACTGAATCAGCTTGTAGAGGACCAGATCTGCCTGTCTCCAATATGTTACTTGTCAATGATAATATAACCCAACTCTTGCCTGGCTAATTTCTCCTGAAACTAAGGGAGTCAAGAAGAGCTGCCTTGGGCCCATGGCCCCACCCTCCCTATCTTGAAGAATGAACACTATTCTGAAGGTCATCTGCCACCTCCTTTGTTTCCATAAAGCACAGGACTTTGCACATCCACCCATGAAGGCTATAAAAATGGCCTTTTGCATTGTCTCCTCAGCAACAGAGCCAAGTGTCCCTAGAACCTGTCATTCTGTGAGACCAGGGATTTGAAGAGCTGGCCCAATGTTGGGCTTGCTTCTGTGTAAGTAATTATCTATAAGTCAATCTCTGGTTACAGACAATTCGTACTTGCCCTTCAGCGTTATGTCAATTTGTTCTCACTTTGAAATACAACAGATTTCACTCATTACAATAACCCTCTTCATTTGCTGCATTTGCAGCTTTCCAATGACAGGAGAAATCAGTTGGTCATTCAACCAGGATGTGGGGCATATTATATTAActaaccccaccccacctccatcgAGTGGGTTCAAAGCCACAGCCAccccatatgacagagtagaactgctctttagggtttctgagactgtcaatcttgctgagagcagagagcctcatcttgctcccatggagcaactcatgggtttgaaccaccgatgttgtggttagcagttatTTTAGCCATTGCGTCCCAAGGGCTTCTTTCTTGCACTGAAACAACCACCAGTtttactgcctttgagtcaacgtCAAcacttagcaaccctatagaacagagcaaaactgtggaaaacagatttctcccaagctatctcccccaaatatatcccatacttagctgcttgctacatgtagcaaatgactatacacttgtaggtcaacagaagtaggccaggggttattctccctagggGTTATCAGCcaaccagagcaagcagacaccactgtttatcccacaagtagggcccactcccttctgatgaggatcgtagtaaattgtttccctgaaggagagcacaGGGAGgtgaagcccactcaagggtgaccaaggttaggctgccatcttgagtctaggGCCTGCCCGTCTTGTCAGACCCAAAATGCAAATTGtcatacattcctcaccacccctttcaaaacttcctcacccccagctgctgagcattACTTCCCTGatctgttggcctaggtcacggaACCAAGTCCGGGGAGctccccctaataaagctatttctgtttctgctctcccttgtcctgtctgtctgtcttcctgTACTTCAGTTTCACCTTCACATTTGGAGCTGAAGCCTGGGAGAGGTAGGGACACTCCCTGCTGTTTGGTTCCTGCTTCTGCTGGGAAGTAgcccacccctcctctcctcttgAACCTCTGGAAACTGGCCTGGATGGGTGATTTATGGTCAGTATCTCTTTGTGTAGGTTTTTTTCTGTCTCATTTGTCTTGTTTGTCGCTCTGGACATTGAGGACCAGCAAACTCATATGGGAACTTAGTGTCTCTGTTTTCCGGGACGCTGATGGAGGGGTTTGTTCTGCAACCCTAGTActaggaggaatggaaataactGCCTTTCCCTGAAAGGGGTGCCACAATAAGGTCAGTTTCTTGTGTCCCTCTTTTCTCTGTGTCAGTCTTCTCTCATGTGGCCTCCAGCCTTTTATCTCTGTGTTTACCTTCTGGGATTCCTGCTCATAACAGGACTCTTAGTACTAGGCCGAGCGTGTGTCTAAGCCTTTTCTACCTGTTTGTGTTTGCAGCTCTGCGGTGCTGTCTCTAAAATTTtctgcttctccttcctctcACCCTGAACAAAGGCCTCTGACCAACCTCTATTTTGCCTGCCATAAAAGccaggctcccttccccctccttggTTTCCATTGTGTCTCTGATCTGAGGTCCCTGTCTGCTAGAGGAACCTTCCTGTTCTAGAGAGTCCAGGACCCTCCCCTGGGTCCCTAACTCTGATCAGGATGCCCTCAGGGTTACTGGATCGCTTTCTGACTGATGGGTGCAAATGGAGACCAGGAACCAGTGGATGCCCTTCTCCTCTGTCATACCCCTGGCAGTTTGAGACACAATGGGAAGTCTTCCATCCCAACCCCCTAAGGGCAGTCTTTTGGGGTGCCTGCTGCCAACCTTATTGAATTTGGTTTGGCTCCTGATCTCTGCCCTAAGCACCTGGCCAACTTTATTGAATTTGGTTTGGCTCCTGATCTCTGCTCTAAGCAcctggtctttttctgtaaccaagtttgGCTTCAATACCAATTGGACAATGAGTCGAGCTAGTCATAAAATAGCACTTTtgattttaacattttctgcaaATTCAACAGTTTTTGTCAACAGACTCACAAATAATCAGAAGTCCTATATGTTcaggtatttttctttctttgctcccTTCCCTCTCTACTACCTGTCACCCTGCTCAAGTTCTCTTAGCCAAACAATCTCTTAATCAGGCCCCTTAAGTACTCCCCATCCGTCTTTCTCTGGACCCCTGACTCCTTGTCTGCATCCCCAGTAAggcctcctccatattctgggtactcctcaccatcacctcCTCCCGCTACCTCCTCAACTCCCAAAGGCTGAGGCCACTGTGCCTCCCACACCTGTCCCCTCCCCAGAGCCAGACCCTTCAGACTCCCTGGAGCctctctccccttcctggctCCCTCCGTGGGCAGCCTCCTCTGAGCCAGCACCCTCAGCCTCTGACAGACCTCTCCCAGATAGGGAAACAGCTCACAAATCTGTGGTCAACccggcaggagggaggggtccgAGAGGGAAGTAATAACTTCAATTGCCTGCCGCACTTTTGATTCCAACATCCTCTGACATCTCGACAATTTCTGCCAGTAAATTCATAAATAGTCAGGTTCTGTATGTCCAGGCCACCTTTTCTCTGCACTCCTGTCCCTTTCCCTGTatttcctgctccccttcccaagtCCTTTTGACTAAAGAAAATTCCTCCTCACCTGCTTCTGCACCCCCTCTGGTGTCTACCTTTTCAGACCTGCCTGAACACCTTGTCTCCCCTCCTACTCACCCCACTCCCTATTCTGGCCCCCCAgaacccccccccacatcctcttCTCCTGATCTCCCCACCTTGCTGGAGGAGCCCGAGTCTGCACTCCCCTCACCGGTTAGCAAGCACACGAGGTGGCTGAACCCCCTTCTCCTCTGTCAGCTCCAGAAGGTGGCTGGGACTGAGAGTGGTCCAGttcatgttcccttctctctctcactAATTTATTTCAGATTGAGAAGCATTTAGGCTCCTTTTTAATGATTTCACTACCTATAGTAAGCAGTTTCGATATTTAACTCAAGCTTATGCTTTGTCCTGACATGAtatttttgtcatcctttcctccaccctAACCGCAGATAAGAGGGAACACATTTTTCTCGCTGTTCAGCAGCACCCTGACCAGGTTCATTTAACTGACCCTGATCTAAGTGGCTCCCAGACAAAGACCTGGCTAGAGTTATCAAATTGACAATCAAGCAGGTAGGGACAGATGTGCCCGCCGTGATAAAATGCTTCAGTGTGTCCTGGCTGGGCTTCAGGCCATTTCTCATATAAAAGTCCATTTTAATAAACTGAAGAAGATCACCCAAAAGCCTGATGGGAACCCAGCTGCCTTTTCAGCCGCTCAACTAATGCTTTAAACCAACAAACCTTCAACCCCGGGTTGAGAGTTAGTGACTGTGGCACCAAGGTTTGGAACAGCCTTGAGGGGCAGGCAGAGTCAGCCCATGACGCCTGTTTCTGGCAGAAGGTAAATTTTCAAACCCAAGCCTTAGTAGCAGCCCTGTGGCTGGCGGtcctcagagaccccaaaggggcagtgcgGGGTGGGGTAAGGGTTTAAGGGAACAATGACAGCCACCTGGCGACTGCTTCAAGTGCAGAGAAGGGCACAGGAGTGCCCCAAGCCTAGAGCTCCAACCAAACCCTGCCTGGTGGGCAGTCAAAGCAGACACTGGAAGTCCGACTGTCCTTGGAAAAGCAGCAGGCCCTTTACAGCTCCACGCGGGGGGACTCTCCTTCCAATTCCTGACCCACTGTTGGCCCTGCTGGGATTGGCCAAAGTCTGCGGAGACCctgatttccctc
The sequence above is drawn from the Tenrec ecaudatus isolate mTenEca1 chromosome 18, mTenEca1.hap1, whole genome shotgun sequence genome and encodes:
- the CHST4 gene encoding carbohydrate sulfotransferase 4; protein product: MPNKRRLVLLLVSQTAIIALFFHLSSYNFRAPPQKEAPRPVHVLILSSWRSGSSFVGQVFGQHPDVFYLMEPAWHVWMSFTQSTAWQLHMAVRDLVRSVFQCDMSVFDAYMPPGPRTQSSLFQWETSRALCSPPACHMLPPGQVISQAHCKTLCKGQPFEVVEAACRSYSHVVLKEVRFFNLQVLYPLLSDPSLNLRIVHLVRDPRAVFCSRQHTVAELMADSRIVLGEKWRQLKKEDWPYHVMEAICESQRDILEAVQLLPKALRQRYLLVRYEDLVRAPTAQTARMYDFVGLKFFPWLQTWVQNITQGKGMGKHPFHTDARNALNVSQAWRWTLPFEKVTRLQEICSETMTLMGYHHIMSEQQQRNLSLTLVSALGVSEQDDQEG